GTAGAAGGCGGTCTTCGCCACCCGGCCCACGGTGCCGCCGTAGCCGCGGCCGATGATCAGCAGGTCCGTGTCGGGCGCCCCGAAGGCCTCGTGGGGTGCTCGCCGGTCGAGCAGGGTCGTCGGCTCCACGTCCGGGGCGATCGCGCGCAGGTACTTGGTCGCGTGCCGCAGCGGGGTGTCGTCCGGCTCGCCCACCTCGGCCACCCCGCCGAAGTGCAGGTGCAGGTGCAGCAGGCGCAGGCGGGCCGAGCGGGCGCGGCAGGTCTCGGCGGCGGCGCGGAGCACGGCCCGGTCGGAGACGCCGCCGACCGCCGCCGTCACCACGCCGGTGCGCAGCCGGGGCAGGCCCCGG
This DNA window, taken from Saccharothrix variisporea, encodes the following:
- a CDS encoding universal stress protein, with protein sequence MSRVVAESVEALPRFGARRTIAVGSDGSEAAKRALDWAVEHAAATRAELVVVGRTRTVGRFVPGGPDELRALECDTLVVGSRGEPFHGLASAAENPERRLVVVRGLPRLRTGVVTAAVGGVSDRAVLRAAAETCRARSARLRLLHLHLHFGGVAEVGEPDDTPLRHATKYLRAIAPDVEPTTLLDRRAPHEAFGAPDTDLLIIGRGYGGTVGRVAKTAFYHSACPVLLA